One stretch of Rhodoferax lithotrophicus DNA includes these proteins:
- a CDS encoding TniB family NTP-binding protein: protein MSATTKYEHVHPDFRHIIGMTDKQRIEFMDQPRWISYRLAQQILDNLQGLMHKPSKPRMQNLLIVGESNNGKTTLVRRFKDLCGQGSVDENSDPVKPIIVAEAPPSADEKGLYISLLECFFYAIQGDRSSFKTAISGHPSFSAMPCQVTDH from the coding sequence ATGAGCGCCACGACCAAATACGAGCACGTACATCCTGATTTCAGGCACATCATAGGAATGACTGACAAGCAACGAATAGAGTTCATGGATCAGCCCCGTTGGATCAGTTACCGTCTGGCACAACAAATTCTTGATAACTTGCAAGGTTTGATGCATAAACCGTCAAAACCTCGAATGCAAAACCTGTTGATCGTAGGTGAATCAAACAACGGAAAGACAACTCTGGTGCGTAGATTCAAGGACTTGTGTGGTCAAGGTTCTGTTGATGAAAACTCTGATCCAGTTAAACCCATCATCGTCGCAGAGGCTCCACCAAGCGCTGATGAAAAAGGGTTGTATATATCCCTGCTGGAATGTTTTTTTTACGCCATACAGGGCGACCGATCCAGCTTCAAAACTGCGATATCAGGTCATCCATCTTTTTCGGCAATGCCATGTCAAGTTACTGATCATTGA
- a CDS encoding TnsA endonuclease N-terminal domain-containing protein, whose protein sequence is MLIEVKPESEWRKHWREWMPKWKAAYRYAKEQGWEFHIHDESRIRDVVFDNIGFLSIYQRMNFAVEETKWVLENVRAMGVAPYHYILARHFMGSMFERQGRAHIWHLLATRQLDCDMTRPLDDFTELWIPTNE, encoded by the coding sequence ATGTTGATCGAAGTGAAGCCGGAGTCAGAGTGGCGAAAACATTGGCGTGAATGGATGCCAAAGTGGAAAGCAGCCTATCGATATGCCAAAGAGCAGGGATGGGAGTTCCATATTCATGACGAATCCAGAATAAGGGATGTCGTTTTCGACAACATCGGTTTTTTGTCCATTTACCAACGTATGAACTTTGCCGTTGAGGAGACAAAGTGGGTTCTTGAGAATGTCCGCGCCATGGGTGTTGCGCCCTATCACTACATCCTAGCCAGGCATTTCATGGGAAGTATGTTTGAGCGCCAAGGAAGAGCACACATTTGGCACTTGCTGGCAACGAGGCAATTGGATTGCGACATGACTCGTCCACTGGATGATTTCACTGAATTATGGATACCAACGAATGAGTGA
- a CDS encoding undecaprenyl-phosphate glucose phosphotransferase, translating to MSLFTIRKSFLLTDFIVQAFDFIAICVGGWLAYQFRFATEGTWVSLRPQENLLMFIWALFSSFFFSRIYKLWSGGALAAMVSRVTLGWLISWLALLLVLTFTKTTGMYSRTWLVTWLLFSIGTLGLGRAASFFLMAKMRRSGYQHKRVLLVGESALMDTVQHRVQSATWSGFEIVGTECASKFAEVKRLDTELRPDEIWIGLRMQDHNLLDGLTQALNQSMANIRLLPDLMMYQILNHGMSVTLGIPMVDISVSPMAGWQRLAKATLDIVVASVILILITPLLVVIAIAVKLSSPGPVLFKQKRHGWNGEEIWVYKFRSMVVHQEAAGHVTQASRKDPRVTRVGAFLRKTSLDELPQFINVLQGRMSVVGPRPHALAHNQEYMKKIPFYALRHKAKPGITGWAQICGYRGETDTLDKMEGRIKHDCDFSNKMRQ from the coding sequence ATGTCGCTATTTACTATTCGCAAATCCTTTTTGTTGACTGATTTTATTGTTCAAGCATTTGATTTCATTGCTATTTGTGTGGGTGGGTGGCTTGCTTATCAGTTCAGATTCGCCACTGAAGGAACTTGGGTATCTCTTCGCCCGCAAGAAAATTTGCTTATGTTTATATGGGCCCTATTTTCCTCATTTTTTTTCAGCAGAATTTATAAATTATGGAGTGGTGGTGCACTGGCAGCAATGGTGAGTCGGGTCACATTGGGCTGGTTGATCAGCTGGTTGGCGCTGCTGCTTGTTTTGACGTTCACAAAAACTACCGGGATGTATTCCAGAACCTGGCTGGTTACGTGGCTGTTGTTCAGCATTGGCACACTCGGGCTTGGGCGCGCTGCCTCTTTTTTTCTAATGGCCAAAATGCGTCGTTCCGGTTACCAACACAAACGGGTATTGCTTGTGGGTGAGTCTGCATTGATGGACACCGTGCAGCACCGCGTACAAAGTGCGACCTGGAGTGGTTTTGAAATTGTGGGCACAGAGTGTGCTTCCAAATTTGCTGAGGTAAAACGACTGGATACAGAACTGCGGCCAGACGAAATATGGATTGGCCTACGCATGCAAGATCACAATTTACTGGATGGTTTGACGCAAGCGCTGAACCAGTCCATGGCCAACATCAGACTCTTGCCTGATTTGATGATGTACCAGATTTTGAACCACGGTATGAGCGTGACGCTGGGTATTCCTATGGTGGATATTTCCGTTTCACCTATGGCTGGCTGGCAAAGGCTTGCCAAGGCAACTCTGGACATCGTAGTGGCCAGCGTAATTTTGATACTGATTACGCCTCTACTGGTGGTGATCGCCATTGCAGTAAAGCTCTCGTCACCTGGACCGGTGTTATTCAAACAAAAACGCCATGGCTGGAATGGTGAAGAAATTTGGGTTTACAAGTTTAGATCTATGGTGGTGCACCAAGAGGCTGCAGGTCATGTAACGCAAGCTAGTCGTAAAGACCCTCGGGTGACGCGTGTTGGCGCATTTTTGCGCAAAACCAGTCTCGATGAGCTACCTCAGTTCATCAACGTCTTGCAAGGTCGGATGTCAGTAGTCGGGCCCCGCCCTCATGCCTTGGCACATAACCAGGAATACATGAAAAAGATACCGTTTTATGCACTGCGCCATAAAGCCAAACCTGGTATTACTGGCTGGGCTCAGATTTGTGGTTACCGGGGAGAAACAGACACATTGGACAAAATGGAAGGGCGCATCAAACACGATTGTGACTTTTCGAATAAGATGCGACAATGA
- a CDS encoding WecB/TagA/CpsF family glycosyltransferase: MVLNTAIDLMDWDTAVHRLVTKGQARQSAVVCICNVHMTVTANRHPALAHVLKHADMVTPDGAPVAWVLRRAGYRDQQRINGPDLMWRYLAQAERLGQIVSFYGGTEATMDRLLAAMLHTFPMLKLGCMVIPPFRTLTVDEDLDYANRINRSGTNVLFVGLGCPKQEVWMGEHRGIVHAAMVGVGAAFDYHAGTIKRAPLWMQNSGLEWLHRLFAEPRRLWRRYLVTNTLFITGMAKTGFKASRMDD, from the coding sequence ATGGTATTGAATACAGCCATCGACTTGATGGATTGGGACACTGCCGTGCACCGTCTAGTGACCAAAGGGCAGGCTCGCCAAAGCGCTGTGGTATGTATTTGCAATGTGCACATGACAGTCACGGCCAACCGGCATCCCGCTTTGGCGCATGTGCTTAAGCACGCTGATATGGTCACCCCAGACGGTGCGCCAGTGGCTTGGGTACTGCGGCGAGCGGGCTACCGCGACCAGCAGCGCATCAATGGGCCCGACCTAATGTGGCGTTACCTAGCCCAAGCTGAGCGACTGGGGCAGATTGTGTCTTTCTACGGCGGTACTGAGGCCACTATGGACAGGCTGTTGGCGGCTATGCTGCATACGTTTCCCATGTTGAAGTTGGGTTGCATGGTGATACCACCGTTTCGCACGCTCACTGTAGATGAAGATCTTGACTATGCCAACAGGATCAACCGCTCAGGCACCAATGTGTTGTTTGTGGGCTTGGGCTGCCCCAAGCAAGAGGTGTGGATGGGCGAGCACCGGGGCATTGTGCATGCTGCCATGGTGGGCGTGGGGGCAGCATTTGACTACCACGCAGGCACCATCAAGCGAGCCCCGCTGTGGATGCAAAACTCTGGTCTTGAATGGCTGCACCGCCTTTTTGCCGAGCCACGTCGGCTATGGCGGCGTTATTTGGTAACCAACACGCTGTTTATTACTGGCATGGCAAAGACCGGCTTCAAGGCATCTCGGATGGACGATTGA
- a CDS encoding beta-galactosidase translates to MNTGFVMVVLKVFIASILSVGVMSSVGADSYKANFPVDAKYFGQHMHQLLASSNPTPWPTVKFGTLRLWDAYVQWPLLEPTKGQWDFSKLDKYVEMAESHGVEILLPLGLSPSWASARPSEQSAYAVGNSAEPASMVDWRNYVRTVATRYKGRVHCYELWNEVNLPKFYSGSPEKLVELAQEMYSIIKEVDSTNTVVSPSITGDSTNAKQWLSRYLAAGGGKFADVIGYHFYVTAMPPEVLPSFVSEIKAIVAKYGYSKLPLWNTEAGWRIANTDGTSEKGAPSAWKRLEPDEAASYVARALVLTKASGVERFYWYAWDDGYMGSIEPKTKVIKPAGRAFGQVYEWLVGSFLKQCVQSEALWTCRIVYPDGKQGFIAWTTGNEKNWLPPEQWKVQKIQMLDGRWLAITPNGVTLTHTPVLYVQ, encoded by the coding sequence ATGAATACCGGATTTGTCATGGTTGTACTCAAAGTATTTATTGCCTCTATCTTGAGTGTAGGTGTTATGTCCTCGGTCGGTGCTGATAGTTATAAGGCGAATTTTCCTGTTGACGCGAAATACTTCGGGCAACACATGCATCAACTCCTTGCATCTAGCAATCCAACACCTTGGCCGACTGTGAAATTTGGTACCTTACGGCTGTGGGATGCTTATGTTCAGTGGCCGCTGCTGGAGCCGACAAAAGGCCAATGGGATTTCAGCAAACTCGACAAATATGTCGAAATGGCCGAATCCCACGGAGTGGAGATTCTTTTGCCATTAGGGCTGTCACCAAGTTGGGCATCCGCAAGGCCGAGCGAACAGTCCGCCTATGCGGTTGGCAATTCTGCTGAACCGGCCAGTATGGTGGATTGGCGAAATTACGTGCGTACAGTGGCAACAAGGTACAAAGGTAGAGTGCACTGCTATGAACTCTGGAACGAAGTGAATTTACCCAAGTTTTACTCCGGTTCACCCGAAAAATTAGTTGAGCTTGCGCAAGAAATGTATTCAATCATAAAGGAAGTGGATTCGACCAATACGGTGGTTTCCCCTTCGATTACAGGTGACAGCACGAATGCAAAACAATGGCTAAGCAGATATTTGGCGGCGGGTGGGGGTAAGTTCGCTGATGTCATCGGATACCATTTTTATGTTACGGCTATGCCACCTGAGGTATTGCCCAGTTTTGTGTCAGAGATAAAGGCCATTGTGGCTAAGTATGGATATTCCAAGCTGCCATTATGGAACACCGAAGCAGGGTGGCGCATAGCCAATACGGACGGCACTTCTGAAAAGGGTGCACCTAGCGCTTGGAAAAGGTTAGAGCCTGATGAAGCAGCAAGCTACGTTGCCCGTGCACTAGTTTTGACAAAGGCAAGTGGAGTAGAGCGGTTTTATTGGTATGCATGGGATGACGGATATATGGGCTCAATCGAGCCAAAGACGAAAGTGATCAAACCCGCTGGGCGAGCATTTGGGCAGGTTTATGAATGGTTAGTTGGAAGCTTTTTGAAGCAATGCGTTCAAAGCGAGGCGTTGTGGACCTGTCGTATTGTGTACCCAGACGGAAAGCAAGGATTCATTGCATGGACAACAGGAAATGAAAAAAACTGGCTACCTCCGGAGCAATGGAAAGTGCAAAAAATTCAAATGCTGGACGGGAGGTGGCTGGCTATAACGCCAAATGGTGTCACTTTGACGCACACCCCTGTTTTATATGTGCAGTAG
- a CDS encoding NAD-dependent epimerase/dehydratase family protein produces MKALVIGGNGFIGSHVVDALLLSGHKVRVFDRGAELYRSPLVDVDYRLADFSDVSALAEALVGVDSVYHFVSTTVPSTSNLDPISDIKGNLINTVRLLQLMLQNGVSRIVYLSSGGTVYGIPDISPIPEKHPLKPICSYGVVKVAIENYLFMYQSLHGIKPVVLRVSNPYGERQGHSGVQGVVGTFLQKIKNNERIEIWGDGSVVRDFIYVFDLARSCVLAGESEYCGILNVGSGVGNSVRDVLDISMEVSDCTMKPMYKTGRAYDVPSVVLDVSKVRDVLGWQPRIGLKEGVTKTWIWLNSL; encoded by the coding sequence ATGAAAGCACTAGTTATTGGTGGTAATGGGTTTATTGGTTCCCATGTTGTAGATGCTTTGCTGTTGTCAGGACATAAGGTAAGGGTTTTTGATCGTGGGGCTGAGCTATATCGTTCGCCCTTAGTTGATGTTGATTATCGCTTGGCGGATTTCAGCGATGTTTCAGCTTTGGCTGAAGCGTTAGTGGGAGTAGATAGTGTTTACCACTTCGTGAGTACAACGGTTCCTTCGACTTCAAATTTAGATCCAATTTCTGATATTAAAGGAAACTTGATTAATACTGTTCGTTTATTACAACTAATGTTGCAAAATGGAGTTTCAAGAATTGTGTACCTTTCCTCGGGTGGGACAGTTTATGGCATTCCAGATATATCTCCTATACCGGAAAAGCACCCCCTTAAACCCATATGCTCTTATGGCGTGGTAAAGGTTGCTATAGAGAACTATTTGTTCATGTACCAATCTTTGCATGGAATAAAACCCGTCGTTTTGCGTGTATCTAATCCTTATGGTGAAAGACAAGGACATTCGGGGGTACAGGGGGTAGTTGGTACTTTCTTGCAGAAAATTAAGAACAATGAACGGATCGAGATTTGGGGTGACGGTTCAGTAGTGCGTGATTTCATTTATGTTTTCGATCTGGCGCGCTCATGCGTATTGGCTGGTGAGAGTGAATATTGCGGTATATTAAATGTGGGGAGCGGGGTTGGAAATTCCGTGCGTGATGTGTTGGATATTTCAATGGAAGTTTCAGATTGCACAATGAAGCCGATGTATAAAACAGGGCGGGCATACGATGTGCCCAGCGTTGTTTTGGATGTATCTAAGGTACGCGATGTATTGGGTTGGCAGCCACGTATTGGTTTAAAGGAAGGTGTGACAAAAACTTGGATTTGGTTGAATTCTCTCTAA
- a CDS encoding NAD-dependent epimerase/dehydratase family protein, with product MNNKERVLITGASGFIGTNLVDALERQNYIICNFDKAKPNKKNHDKFWFQGNLLKITDIEKAFHDFKPSVVIHLAARTDTLSDKLDDYIDNTLGSENLINCLKKTEGLNRIIITSTQYVYKSEKKPLPTRDDEYMHYTQYGQSKVITEQLTREANLNCCWTIVRPANIWGPWHLRYPIELWKIIDKGLYIHPCNSPVLRTYGYVNNVVHQIVKIIQADVTKVNRQTYYLGDIEIDSYVWLNSISRNLTGKSLRRVPSILFTIPAFIGDLLRKVGIPSPLYTARFKNMIENYPAPTAKTVSEFGVANSNLDENVRETIHWIKTDGKDLFEYWKNKSV from the coding sequence TTGAATAATAAAGAGAGAGTTTTAATTACTGGCGCATCTGGCTTTATTGGTACCAACTTGGTTGACGCGCTTGAAAGGCAAAATTATATTATTTGTAATTTTGATAAAGCTAAGCCAAATAAAAAAAATCATGATAAGTTTTGGTTTCAGGGTAATTTGTTGAAAATTACCGATATTGAAAAGGCGTTTCACGACTTTAAGCCTTCTGTGGTTATCCATTTGGCTGCGCGTACTGATACGCTGAGTGACAAACTTGATGACTATATTGACAATACATTAGGAAGCGAAAACCTTATTAATTGTCTAAAAAAAACTGAAGGGTTGAATCGGATAATCATTACGTCTACGCAATATGTTTATAAATCCGAAAAAAAACCGTTACCTACCCGTGATGATGAATATATGCATTACACTCAGTACGGCCAAAGCAAGGTAATTACTGAGCAATTGACACGTGAAGCAAATCTGAATTGCTGCTGGACGATTGTACGCCCTGCAAATATATGGGGGCCGTGGCATCTTCGCTACCCTATTGAATTATGGAAAATTATTGATAAGGGTTTGTATATTCATCCGTGCAATTCTCCGGTATTACGAACTTATGGTTATGTAAACAATGTGGTTCATCAAATCGTGAAAATTATTCAAGCCGATGTAACCAAAGTAAATAGACAAACCTACTACTTAGGTGATATTGAAATAGATTCTTATGTTTGGTTGAATTCAATTTCTCGGAATTTAACGGGAAAATCTTTACGGCGAGTGCCGAGTATTTTGTTTACTATACCTGCTTTTATAGGTGACTTGTTACGTAAAGTAGGAATTCCTTCCCCGCTCTATACTGCCCGTTTTAAAAATATGATCGAAAATTATCCTGCACCCACAGCTAAAACTGTTTCTGAGTTCGGGGTAGCAAATTCTAATTTGGACGAAAATGTTAGGGAAACCATTCATTGGATAAAAACGGATGGTAAAGATTTGTTCGAATATTGGAAGAATAAATCTGTATGA
- a CDS encoding glycosyltransferase family 4 protein, producing the protein MKKILAIGLRTNQKLNIFSGQAMMFDALVDFLVANNFTVGVIDLTSEYTNIKIGKFSLIRTLEYLKIIIGSINKFIKYRGGLLYINTAQTKAGFLRDLFFVNLAWLFRYRILMQQFGSNFGNFYSELSPWFKYLVRTNFNKGHFIIVEGEFTKCQFSMLYNYQNKVVSVSNGLPERNLLITNKGKIYNPNHTFNLIYLSYMIESKGYWDVLKALNILVNTYNMNVHCVFAGSFKNSVDAVLHINELEAEEAFKLYILKNNLQNHVTYYAGLMGNAKAQAFLKANIFLLPTYFKFEGQPVSVLEAMAYGAVPVVTNYRMIPNMVTPEVGLFVDPRSPDQIAEKVLFLIKNPKTYATYSQASVDRFLEKYTLDSYSKNILNLIKMTLKEQNFE; encoded by the coding sequence ATGAAAAAAATTCTTGCTATTGGTTTAAGAACAAATCAGAAGTTAAATATCTTCTCAGGGCAGGCCATGATGTTTGATGCATTGGTGGATTTCCTAGTTGCCAACAATTTCACAGTAGGTGTTATTGATTTGACATCCGAATACACCAATATTAAGATTGGAAAGTTTTCACTTATACGCACACTTGAATATTTAAAAATAATTATCGGATCAATCAATAAGTTTATTAAATATCGTGGTGGGCTTTTGTATATAAATACAGCCCAAACTAAAGCAGGTTTTTTACGCGATCTTTTTTTTGTCAATTTGGCTTGGCTGTTTAGGTATCGAATTTTGATGCAGCAGTTTGGTTCAAATTTTGGTAATTTTTACTCCGAACTCAGTCCATGGTTCAAATACCTAGTTAGAACTAATTTTAACAAAGGACACTTTATTATTGTAGAGGGAGAATTCACCAAGTGTCAATTCTCCATGCTGTACAATTATCAAAACAAAGTTGTTTCTGTTAGTAATGGTTTACCAGAGCGGAATTTATTAATTACCAACAAAGGAAAGATTTACAACCCCAATCATACTTTTAATCTAATTTATCTGAGTTATATGATTGAGAGCAAAGGATATTGGGACGTTCTTAAAGCTTTAAATATACTAGTTAACACCTATAATATGAATGTTCATTGCGTATTTGCTGGATCATTTAAAAATTCAGTTGATGCAGTATTGCATATCAACGAGCTAGAAGCAGAAGAAGCCTTTAAACTTTATATATTAAAAAATAATTTACAAAATCATGTAACCTATTATGCAGGATTGATGGGAAATGCTAAAGCACAAGCTTTTTTGAAGGCAAATATTTTTTTATTGCCAACATATTTTAAGTTCGAAGGTCAACCGGTTTCTGTATTGGAGGCAATGGCTTACGGTGCCGTCCCAGTCGTAACTAATTATCGGATGATTCCAAATATGGTTACACCTGAAGTAGGATTATTTGTAGACCCCAGATCACCCGATCAAATTGCCGAAAAAGTGTTATTTTTAATAAAAAATCCAAAAACTTATGCAACCTACTCTCAAGCATCAGTTGATAGATTTTTAGAAAAATACACATTAGATAGCTACAGTAAAAATATTTTAAATCTTATCAAAATGACACTCAAGGAGCAAAACTTTGAATAA
- a CDS encoding serine acetyltransferase translates to MSKKMTVPNSRVGFHLSFFQDWRANKGNIKGQLIMLAFRVANFFSYLPRPFRLLGYPYVILYRVAVEWILCVELPWKLNVGSGLRLYHGQALVVSDRAVIGRNCILRHSTTIGVARTFADYGGAAPIIGDDVDIGSNVVILGEITIGDRAVIGAGSVVIKNVEPGRIVVGNPARVIRVIPKVDLN, encoded by the coding sequence ATGTCGAAAAAAATGACGGTGCCAAATTCAAGGGTAGGATTTCACCTTTCTTTTTTTCAGGATTGGCGAGCAAATAAGGGCAATATTAAAGGCCAATTGATTATGCTTGCCTTTCGTGTAGCTAATTTTTTTTCATATCTCCCGCGTCCATTCCGCTTACTGGGATATCCCTACGTCATTTTGTATCGAGTAGCCGTTGAATGGATATTGTGTGTTGAATTACCGTGGAAGTTAAATGTCGGTAGTGGGCTACGTCTCTATCATGGACAAGCCTTGGTGGTTAGTGATCGTGCAGTTATCGGACGGAACTGTATATTACGACATTCAACAACGATTGGAGTTGCAAGAACTTTTGCAGATTATGGCGGAGCTGCCCCTATTATTGGAGATGATGTGGATATCGGTTCTAATGTAGTTATTTTGGGTGAAATCACCATCGGTGATAGAGCGGTAATTGGCGCAGGTAGTGTAGTTATCAAAAATGTCGAGCCAGGCCGCATTGTGGTGGGGAATCCCGCTCGCGTAATTAGAGTAATACCTAAAGTGGATTTAAATTAG